One window of the Chryseotalea sp. WA131a genome contains the following:
- a CDS encoding rhomboid family intramembrane serine protease, with the protein MWLTFTVELFLHINLGFLGIKPRSLWGLVGIFTAPMVHGNYLHLLSNTFPLLFLGTLLFFFYDRIGRIVFFRGYFVTNLLVWIFSPRPSYHIGASGLIYSLAAFLIMFGFLRQDFLSLLISIGVVIAYGGIFYGVLPTDPYVSWESHLAGALVGVVTAFNLADKKRIRYN; encoded by the coding sequence ATGTGGCTCACCTTCACCGTTGAGCTTTTTCTACACATCAATCTTGGTTTTTTGGGCATCAAGCCGCGCAGTTTGTGGGGTTTGGTTGGCATTTTTACAGCACCCATGGTGCACGGAAATTACCTGCACCTGCTTTCCAATACCTTCCCGCTACTGTTTTTAGGCACGTTGCTCTTTTTCTTTTATGACCGCATTGGCCGCATTGTTTTTTTTCGTGGCTACTTTGTTACCAATCTATTGGTTTGGATTTTTAGCCCTCGGCCATCCTATCATATTGGTGCCAGCGGGTTGATCTATTCATTGGCTGCGTTTCTTATTATGTTTGGCTTTCTGCGACAAGATTTTTTGTCGTTGCTGATTTCGATTGGGGTGGTGATCGCCTATGGTGGAATCTTCTATGGTGTGTTGCCAACCGATCCGTACGTATCGTGGGAATCTCATTTGGCAGGTGCCTTGGTTGGTGTGGTTACAGCCTTTAACTTGGCAGATAAAAAAAGGATTCGATATAACTAA
- the holA gene encoding DNA polymerase III subunit delta, protein MDAAAKSILDNLKARKYEPVYVLQGEETFYIDLIANYIEAHVLNESEKSFNQVVLYGKDAPVNVILTNAKRFPMMAERQVVIVREAQDIPDLQKEAGAKLLLDYVSRPVPSTILVLCHKHKTLDKRKELGKKLDKLPGAATFKKIYDNQLPDFISSYVKEKGCKIDADAVQVLAEYVGTDLNRVANEIDKVLISAEKGESITTTKVMAQVGISREYNIFELQKALLQRDVYKLAKIVHYFEGNLKKNPIIPMVAYLFSFFSKVLAAHGTADKSERGLVTALKISPFAAKDYSFALQRFSVNQVIRNISLLKSTDLKLKGVNVGSEDESEILKELVFQLII, encoded by the coding sequence ATGGACGCAGCAGCTAAATCGATACTGGATAATTTAAAGGCTAGAAAGTACGAGCCTGTTTACGTTTTGCAAGGCGAAGAGACCTTCTATATCGATTTGATTGCCAATTATATTGAAGCCCACGTTTTAAATGAATCGGAGAAGTCTTTTAACCAAGTGGTGCTGTACGGCAAAGATGCTCCGGTAAATGTGATACTCACCAATGCCAAACGCTTTCCCATGATGGCCGAACGCCAAGTGGTGATTGTGCGCGAAGCCCAAGATATTCCAGATCTGCAAAAAGAAGCGGGTGCTAAGTTGCTTTTAGATTACGTCTCTCGACCAGTGCCTTCCACCATTTTAGTGCTTTGCCACAAACACAAAACATTGGACAAGCGCAAGGAGTTGGGCAAAAAACTCGATAAGCTTCCGGGTGCCGCCACTTTCAAAAAAATATACGACAATCAGTTGCCTGATTTTATTTCAAGCTATGTAAAGGAGAAAGGTTGTAAGATAGATGCCGATGCCGTGCAAGTATTGGCAGAGTATGTGGGCACCGATTTGAATAGAGTTGCCAACGAAATCGATAAGGTGTTGATCAGTGCTGAAAAAGGAGAATCAATTACCACCACCAAAGTGATGGCACAAGTGGGCATTAGCCGCGAGTATAACATTTTCGAATTGCAAAAGGCATTGCTTCAACGCGATGTTTACAAGCTTGCCAAAATTGTTCATTATTTTGAGGGCAACCTCAAAAAGAACCCCATCATCCCAATGGTGGCTTACTTGTTTTCGTTTTTCAGTAAAGTACTAGCGGCACATGGCACTGCAGATAAGAGCGAACGTGGCCTTGTTACAGCATTAAAAATCAGCCCGTTTGCTGCAAAAGATTACAGCTTTGCTTTACAGCGATTTTCAGTCAACCAAGTCATTCGAAATATCTCTCTATTGAAATCAACCGATCTGAAATTGAAAGGTGTGAACGTGGGCAGCGAAGATGAAAGCGAGATTTTGAAGGAGTTGGTGTTTCAGTTGATTATCTGA